A portion of the uncultured Draconibacterium sp. genome contains these proteins:
- the rpsF gene encoding 30S ribosomal protein S6, translating to MLNQYETVFICTPVLSEPQVKEAVTKFKDMITENGGEMIHEEDWGMKKLAYPIQKKSTGFYHLFEFKADPAFITKMETDFRRDERVIRFMTVKLDKYAVAYSEKRRKLQKAKSEKKED from the coding sequence ATGTTGAATCAGTACGAAACCGTTTTCATTTGTACTCCCGTTTTATCTGAGCCACAGGTAAAGGAAGCGGTAACTAAATTCAAGGATATGATCACCGAAAATGGAGGTGAGATGATCCACGAAGAAGATTGGGGAATGAAAAAACTGGCTTACCCAATTCAAAAGAAATCTACTGGCTTTTATCACTTGTTTGAATTTAAAGCCGATCCTGCATTCATTACAAAAATGGAGACAGATTTCCGTCGCGATGAGCGCGTTATCCGCTTCATGACTGTAAAACTCGACAAATATGCAGTTGCATACAGCGAGAAGAGAAGAAAACTTCAGAAAGCAAAATCAGAAAAAAAGGAGGATTAA
- a CDS encoding acyl-CoA carboxylase subunit beta — protein sequence MDLKAKYEQLDAFNAQAELGGGEERIEKQHAAGKMTARERILQLLDPGTFTEIDKLMTHRNYDFGMEAKKVLGDGLISGYGKVNGRLVYVFAQDFTVFGGSLSRANADKIVKIQELALKMGAPLVGLNDSGGARIQEGVESLAGYADIFYNNVISSGVIPQISAILGPCAGGAVYSPALTDFIFMVKEKSHMFVTGPEVIKTVTHEDVTKEELGGADTHSSKSGVAHFTGNDEEQTIMMVRELLSFLPSNNLEDAPVKPTIDPSDRISEELEDIVPADPNKPYDMHDIIQNVIDNKHFLEVQPNYAQNIIVGFARFGGRPVGVVANQPGHLAGVLDINSSVKAARFVRFCDAFNLPLVTFVDVPGFLPGTGQEFGGIIKHGAKLLYAFSEATVPKITVITRKAYGGAYDVMSSKHIGADVNLAYPTAEIAVMGPEGAINIIHREKMTDEEKAAKVQDYRDKFANPYKAASLGYIDEIIHPRDTRKKVIDALEMTQNKRKSNPPKKHGNIPL from the coding sequence ATGGATTTAAAAGCAAAATACGAACAGCTTGATGCCTTTAATGCACAAGCCGAACTCGGAGGAGGTGAAGAAAGAATTGAAAAACAACATGCAGCAGGAAAAATGACTGCCCGCGAGCGCATTCTTCAATTACTCGATCCGGGAACTTTTACAGAAATTGATAAACTGATGACCCACCGAAACTATGACTTTGGTATGGAAGCCAAAAAAGTTTTGGGCGACGGTTTAATATCGGGCTATGGAAAAGTTAATGGCCGTCTGGTTTATGTTTTTGCCCAGGATTTTACTGTTTTTGGCGGTTCGCTAAGTAGAGCAAACGCCGATAAAATTGTAAAAATTCAGGAATTGGCACTTAAAATGGGAGCACCACTGGTTGGATTGAACGACTCGGGCGGCGCCCGTATTCAGGAAGGCGTTGAAAGCCTTGCCGGTTATGCCGACATTTTTTACAACAACGTAATTTCATCGGGTGTAATTCCTCAAATTTCGGCCATTTTGGGGCCGTGTGCCGGTGGAGCAGTTTACTCTCCTGCCCTCACCGACTTTATTTTTATGGTGAAAGAAAAAAGTCACATGTTTGTAACCGGACCCGAGGTAATTAAAACAGTTACTCACGAAGATGTTACCAAAGAAGAATTGGGCGGTGCCGATACACACAGCTCGAAAAGTGGTGTGGCTCATTTTACCGGAAACGACGAGGAACAAACTATTATGATGGTTCGTGAATTGCTGAGCTTCCTACCATCGAATAATCTTGAAGACGCGCCGGTAAAGCCAACAATTGATCCATCAGACAGAATTAGCGAAGAGTTGGAAGACATTGTTCCTGCAGATCCGAACAAACCATACGACATGCACGATATTATCCAGAATGTAATCGACAACAAACATTTTCTGGAAGTGCAGCCTAATTATGCACAAAACATTATTGTTGGTTTTGCTCGTTTTGGTGGCCGTCCGGTGGGTGTTGTTGCCAACCAACCCGGCCATTTAGCCGGAGTTCTGGACATCAACTCATCGGTGAAAGCAGCACGTTTTGTTCGCTTTTGCGATGCGTTTAACTTGCCATTGGTAACTTTTGTAGATGTTCCGGGATTTTTGCCTGGAACAGGGCAGGAATTTGGAGGCATTATCAAACACGGGGCAAAATTGCTTTATGCATTCTCGGAAGCTACAGTTCCGAAAATTACAGTAATCACCCGTAAAGCTTATGGCGGTGCTTACGATGTAATGTCGAGTAAGCACATTGGTGCCGATGTAAACCTGGCTTACCCAACTGCCGAAATTGCAGTAATGGGACCGGAAGGTGCGATTAACATTATTCATCGCGAAAAAATGACCGATGAAGAAAAAGCAGCAAAAGTGCAGGATTACCGCGATAAATTTGCAAATCCGTATAAAGCAGCATCATTGGGTTATATCGACGAAATTATTCATCCGCGCGATACCCGAAAAAAAGTAATCGATGCACTAGAAATGACACAGAACAAACGGAAATCGAATCCGCCTAAAAAACACGGAAACATTCCGCTTTAA
- a CDS encoding biotin/lipoyl-containing protein codes for MAVEIKIGDRKAWVNLLKQDGNILEVEVDGKTYNVDLMHTADGTFSILEGGHSYDIELVPDETPKKYTAYTLYERYDVEVIDAEARYLQNRNANGTGSGDNKITSPMPGKVVKVLVEEGDVVQEGDTVVIISAMKMESEYKAPKDGTVKKVHVKDQQTVDSNQVLIELD; via the coding sequence ATGGCTGTTGAAATTAAAATTGGCGACAGGAAAGCATGGGTAAACCTGTTAAAACAAGATGGCAACATTCTGGAAGTTGAAGTTGACGGCAAAACATATAACGTAGATTTGATGCACACGGCTGATGGCACATTTTCAATTCTTGAAGGTGGCCATTCGTACGACATCGAATTGGTTCCGGATGAAACGCCCAAAAAATATACCGCTTACACTTTATACGAACGTTACGATGTTGAAGTAATTGATGCCGAAGCACGTTACCTGCAAAACCGTAATGCGAACGGCACGGGATCGGGCGACAACAAAATTACTTCGCCTATGCCGGGCAAGGTAGTTAAAGTGTTGGTGGAAGAAGGTGATGTTGTTCAGGAAGGTGATACTGTAGTTATCATCTCGGCCATGAAAATGGAAAGCGAATACAAAGCTCCAAAAGATGGCACCGTAAAAAAAGTACATGTAAAAGACCAACAAACTGTCGACAGTAATCAGGTATTAATTGAATTGGACTAA
- the accC gene encoding acetyl-CoA carboxylase biotin carboxylase subunit — MKKIKKILIANRGEIAIRVMRTCRELDLESVAIYSEADRTSLHVRYAHEAYCVGKAPSSESYLNVDKIIEVAKISGADAIHPGYGFLSENADFARRCTEEGIVFIGPSPEVIIQMGDKIQAREAMTAAGIPVVPGTDGEIKTEQEALEVIKTIGLPVMIKASAGGGGKGMRLVKNESEVVSAVRAARSEAKSAFGDDAVYIEKYITSPHHIEFQILADQHGNTVHLFERECSVQRRHQKMIEETPSPLMTQELRDEMGKAAVDAAKAVNYVGAGTIEFLVDNDLNYYFLEMNTRLQVEHPITERVTGIDLVKQQIYVAEGRELEFGQEDLKQRGHAIECRIYAEDPDNNFMPSAGKVYKISSPLGLGVRTDGYVYEGYEIPIYYDPMISKLIVWGKTRDEAIARMRRALYEYKITGVKTSIKMLERVMNNENFIAGNYDTHFIEKNQEQLLSNGMKDNPEDMVIIAAFIDYLDKLGSNAAVTKEFVPAQSRWKKIPYVNHF, encoded by the coding sequence ATGAAGAAAATCAAAAAGATTCTAATCGCAAACCGAGGCGAAATTGCGATTCGCGTAATGCGAACCTGCAGGGAGCTTGATCTTGAATCAGTTGCCATTTACTCGGAAGCAGACAGGACTTCGCTACATGTGCGTTATGCCCACGAAGCTTATTGTGTAGGTAAAGCACCATCGAGCGAAAGTTACCTGAACGTTGACAAAATTATTGAAGTTGCAAAAATAAGTGGTGCCGACGCGATTCATCCCGGCTACGGCTTTTTATCGGAAAATGCCGATTTTGCCCGACGATGTACTGAAGAGGGAATTGTTTTTATTGGTCCTTCGCCGGAAGTAATTATTCAAATGGGAGACAAAATTCAGGCCCGCGAAGCAATGACTGCAGCCGGAATTCCCGTAGTACCCGGCACCGACGGTGAAATAAAAACAGAACAAGAAGCGCTGGAGGTTATAAAAACCATTGGCCTTCCGGTTATGATAAAAGCATCGGCCGGTGGTGGCGGAAAAGGAATGCGGCTGGTAAAAAACGAATCGGAAGTGGTTTCTGCAGTTCGTGCAGCACGTTCCGAGGCTAAATCGGCGTTTGGCGACGATGCCGTTTACATTGAAAAATATATTACTTCGCCACATCACATCGAGTTTCAAATTTTGGCTGACCAGCACGGAAATACCGTTCACCTTTTCGAGCGTGAATGTTCTGTTCAGCGTCGTCACCAAAAAATGATTGAAGAAACACCATCGCCACTAATGACGCAGGAGTTACGCGATGAGATGGGAAAAGCAGCCGTTGACGCTGCAAAAGCAGTAAACTATGTAGGTGCAGGAACGATCGAATTTTTGGTTGATAACGACCTGAATTACTATTTCCTTGAAATGAATACTCGTTTGCAGGTAGAACACCCGATTACCGAACGTGTTACCGGAATCGACCTGGTAAAACAACAGATTTATGTTGCTGAAGGACGCGAACTGGAATTCGGACAAGAGGATCTGAAACAAAGAGGTCACGCCATAGAATGCCGTATTTATGCCGAAGATCCGGATAATAACTTTATGCCAAGTGCCGGAAAAGTATATAAAATATCTTCTCCGCTTGGGCTTGGTGTTCGTACCGACGGTTACGTGTATGAAGGTTATGAAATTCCGATTTACTACGACCCGATGATCTCGAAACTGATTGTTTGGGGAAAAACCCGCGACGAAGCCATCGCTCGTATGCGCCGTGCACTTTACGAATACAAAATTACCGGTGTAAAAACATCAATAAAAATGCTGGAGCGTGTAATGAACAATGAAAACTTCATTGCAGGAAATTACGACACACATTTTATTGAGAAAAACCAGGAACAACTGTTATCGAACGGAATGAAAGACAACCCGGAAGACATGGTTATTATTGCGGCATTTATAGATTACCTGGATAAACTGGGAAGCAATGCTGCAGTAACCAAAGAGTTTGTACCGGCACAAAGCCGCTGGAAAAAGATTCCTTACGTAAATCATTTTTAA
- a CDS encoding DUF5916 domain-containing protein, translated as MLLRIAQTLFLLTGCVCLVSAQDYNYTLSDDSLVNEYASIKRVYYATRTSLVPKIDGKLDDECWQTVGTWDGDFIQQVPHQAKAPSQDTEIKILYDDKYLYFAIKAYDNEPDQMDPILGRRDELNGDVAGIALDSYQDKQTAFEFNLTSAGQKIDLMHMGEYGWDFNWNAVWDGKTTLGDSAWYAEMRVPFSQIRYSKKEEQVWGMHIWRWIHRLSEESQWKLIPIDAPAMVYIFGELRGIKDIPYKRNFEVMPYTSGQYFPNSENNETNLGFGLDGKIGVTSNFTLDYTFNPDFGQVEADPSELNLTSYEVFYDEKRPFFLEGKSILEYNSGNDMLFYSRRIGHAPSYEPDYDEDLGESMEMPENTSIVNALKLTGKNKNGFSLGLVNSMTARETATIKSADEQIKEAVEPFTNYSIARVKQDFNEGSTVLGGIFTSTIRNIKDENLEFLADNSFVGGLDFEHNWKNRKYYIAGKTFASRVNGNEKAIARLQRNSRHYYQRVDADYLDYDPTRTSLSGWGGELGGGKRSGKFRITGDVEWRSPGVDLNDVGYLRQADYIDQNFRIQYLNNKPKGILLNYSFRLAQGHNWTFNGDNIRDNFSFTAGWRFKNYWRFDLAAYRYINEIDTRRLRGGPSLRIDNRNRLAAALQTNSQRDFFVGARADFTRYGDDISFDNSYSFQMDWRLSTRFLMSLSTTYVDEQDNSQYLGISNVNDNSEYVVGNLDRKTFYTTFRAEFFITPELSLQYYGSPYVTTGKYLDYKRVNDSKAKSVNDRFEMLSRNGDILSDDDGNVYHDFSYYGYDFNFQEFRSNFVARWEYKTGSTFYFVWSHNRSSYEDVYNSSLIDSFKDIRNISAENAFMIKFSYWFSL; from the coding sequence ATGCTGTTAAGAATTGCGCAAACCTTATTTTTGTTAACCGGATGTGTCTGTCTGGTAAGTGCACAAGATTATAATTACACCCTTTCTGATGATTCGCTGGTTAATGAATATGCCAGCATTAAAAGGGTATATTATGCTACACGAACTTCTTTAGTACCAAAAATTGATGGTAAGCTCGACGATGAATGTTGGCAAACGGTTGGAACCTGGGATGGCGATTTTATTCAGCAGGTTCCGCATCAGGCAAAGGCACCAAGCCAGGACACTGAAATTAAAATTCTTTACGACGATAAATACCTGTATTTTGCCATTAAGGCCTATGATAATGAACCGGATCAGATGGATCCAATTCTGGGAAGAAGAGACGAATTAAATGGCGATGTAGCCGGAATTGCACTTGATTCATACCAGGATAAACAAACTGCGTTTGAATTCAACTTAACCTCTGCTGGTCAAAAAATTGACTTGATGCACATGGGAGAATACGGCTGGGATTTTAACTGGAACGCCGTTTGGGATGGAAAAACAACATTGGGAGACTCGGCCTGGTACGCCGAAATGCGTGTTCCTTTTTCGCAGATTCGATATTCAAAAAAAGAGGAACAGGTTTGGGGGATGCATATTTGGCGCTGGATTCACCGGCTTAGCGAAGAAAGTCAGTGGAAATTAATTCCGATTGATGCTCCGGCTATGGTATATATATTTGGTGAACTACGTGGAATAAAGGATATTCCATACAAACGAAACTTTGAGGTAATGCCCTACACAAGCGGCCAGTATTTTCCGAATTCGGAGAATAATGAGACCAATTTGGGTTTTGGTTTAGATGGCAAAATAGGAGTAACCTCTAACTTTACCTTAGATTACACTTTTAACCCTGATTTTGGACAGGTTGAGGCCGATCCTTCGGAATTGAATTTAACATCGTACGAGGTGTTTTATGATGAAAAGCGACCATTTTTTCTGGAAGGGAAAAGTATTTTGGAGTACAACTCGGGAAACGATATGCTGTTTTATTCGCGCCGGATTGGACACGCCCCCAGCTACGAACCCGATTATGATGAAGATTTGGGCGAAAGTATGGAAATGCCTGAGAACACTTCGATAGTGAACGCTTTAAAACTAACCGGTAAAAACAAAAACGGATTCTCCTTAGGATTGGTTAATAGCATGACAGCCAGAGAAACGGCAACCATAAAATCGGCCGATGAACAAATAAAAGAAGCCGTTGAACCTTTTACAAATTACTCAATAGCGCGTGTTAAGCAAGATTTTAATGAAGGAAGTACTGTATTGGGCGGGATTTTTACTTCCACCATACGTAATATTAAAGATGAAAATCTTGAATTTTTGGCCGACAACTCTTTTGTAGGCGGGCTTGATTTTGAACATAACTGGAAAAACCGCAAATATTATATTGCCGGAAAAACATTCGCTTCGCGTGTTAATGGAAATGAAAAAGCAATTGCTCGTTTGCAACGAAATTCGCGGCATTACTACCAACGCGTTGATGCTGATTATTTAGATTATGATCCAACCAGAACCAGTTTAAGTGGCTGGGGAGGCGAGTTAGGTGGAGGAAAACGAAGTGGAAAATTCAGAATTACAGGCGATGTGGAGTGGCGCTCGCCAGGGGTGGATTTAAACGATGTTGGTTACTTGCGTCAGGCTGATTATATCGATCAGAATTTTAGAATTCAATATCTCAACAACAAGCCAAAAGGTATCTTACTTAATTACTCTTTTCGTTTGGCACAAGGCCATAACTGGACATTTAATGGCGATAACATAAGAGATAATTTTAGCTTTACAGCTGGTTGGAGGTTTAAAAATTACTGGCGTTTTGATTTAGCAGCTTACCGTTATATTAATGAAATAGACACCCGGCGATTGCGTGGTGGTCCTTCATTGAGAATCGATAACAGAAACCGACTGGCAGCAGCCCTGCAAACCAATTCGCAGCGCGACTTTTTTGTTGGTGCCCGTGCTGATTTTACACGCTATGGCGATGATATTTCGTTTGATAATTCATATAGCTTTCAAATGGATTGGCGGCTTAGCACACGATTTTTAATGTCGTTGAGTACTACATACGTTGATGAACAAGACAACAGCCAGTACCTGGGCATATCTAACGTAAATGACAACTCTGAATATGTAGTGGGTAATCTCGATCGTAAAACTTTTTATACCACCTTCAGAGCTGAGTTTTTTATCACACCGGAACTGTCGCTTCAATATTATGGTAGCCCTTATGTTACCACCGGAAAATACCTGGATTACAAGCGTGTAAACGACTCAAAAGCCAAAAGTGTTAATGATCGATTTGAAATGCTTTCAAGAAATGGCGATATATTATCGGACGACGATGGCAATGTTTATCACGACTTTTCATACTACGGTTACGATTTTAATTTCCAGGAATTCAGGTCGAATTTTGTAGCACGTTGGGAGTATAAAACCGGTTCAACTTTTTATTTTGTATGGAGCCACAATCGTAGTAGTTACGAGGATGTTTATAATTCTTCTTTAATTGACAGTTTTAAAGACATCAGAAATATAAGTGCTGAAAATGCTTTTATGATCAAATTTAGCTATTGGTTCTCGTTGTAA
- a CDS encoding MATE family efflux transporter, whose product MKLQQYIPFYRRNLTLAFPIVLSQIGQVTVSLADNMMVGHVGTTELAAASFANSVFMIGMVFGMGVTMGLTPLVGKAFGQNQLQKAIVWLKNGISAHLAAAIGLTMLMFCIYFLLPHMGQPNNVLILARPYYLLLCCSYLPFMFFFTLKQFFEGIGNTKIAMQITLIANVINIAVNYVFIFGKFGFPEMGLMGAGIGTLTSRICMPLLFIYFIVRNNRYKRYFVFARYQKVFKKDISDLLRIGVPIGFQLIVEVAAFGIGAVMMGWLGETPLAAHQVALGLATFTYMISLGVSQANTIRVSHQIGEKDYVSLRRAVFASTHLVLLFMSISALIFILGRNLLPFMFTTDKDVIKVAAGLLVIAAVFQLFDGLQVVMQSSLRGMADVTKPMFIAFIAYLLIGIPTSYVFTFVLNAGPQGIWYGYLVGLGTAGILFYIRFMRLLKHLP is encoded by the coding sequence GTGAAATTACAGCAATACATACCTTTTTACAGGCGCAATTTAACCCTGGCTTTTCCCATTGTATTATCGCAAATCGGCCAGGTAACCGTGTCGCTGGCCGATAATATGATGGTTGGACATGTTGGCACCACCGAGCTGGCAGCAGCATCGTTTGCCAACAGTGTTTTTATGATAGGGATGGTGTTTGGCATGGGCGTAACTATGGGGCTTACTCCACTTGTTGGAAAAGCTTTTGGACAAAACCAATTGCAAAAAGCAATAGTTTGGTTAAAGAATGGGATTTCGGCCCATTTGGCTGCAGCTATCGGCCTCACGATGCTCATGTTTTGTATTTATTTTCTGCTTCCGCATATGGGGCAACCCAATAATGTTTTAATCTTGGCTCGCCCTTATTATTTATTGTTGTGTTGCTCTTATTTGCCTTTTATGTTTTTTTTCACCTTAAAACAGTTTTTCGAAGGAATAGGAAATACCAAAATTGCAATGCAAATTACCCTAATTGCCAATGTTATAAATATTGCAGTTAATTATGTATTTATTTTCGGGAAATTCGGATTCCCGGAAATGGGACTAATGGGAGCGGGAATAGGTACACTTACTTCGCGGATTTGTATGCCCCTATTATTTATTTATTTCATTGTTCGCAATAATCGTTATAAACGATACTTTGTATTCGCCCGCTATCAAAAAGTGTTTAAAAAGGATATTTCAGACTTGTTACGAATAGGTGTTCCTATCGGATTTCAGTTAATTGTTGAGGTAGCTGCCTTTGGAATTGGTGCGGTTATGATGGGCTGGCTCGGTGAAACTCCACTTGCTGCACATCAGGTGGCACTTGGTTTGGCTACATTTACATATATGATTTCGCTGGGTGTTTCACAGGCTAATACAATTAGGGTAAGCCATCAAATAGGAGAAAAAGATTATGTTTCGTTACGAAGAGCAGTTTTTGCCTCAACACATCTGGTACTATTATTTATGTCAATATCTGCCTTGATATTTATCCTGGGAAGAAATCTCTTACCTTTTATGTTTACTACGGATAAGGATGTGATAAAAGTGGCGGCCGGGCTATTAGTTATCGCAGCGGTATTTCAGCTTTTTGATGGCTTACAGGTTGTTATGCAAAGTTCGTTACGTGGAATGGCTGATGTAACAAAACCTATGTTTATTGCTTTTATCGCATACTTGCTGATTGGAATACCAACAAGTTACGTATTTACTTTTGTTTTAAATGCTGGTCCTCAGGGGATTTGGTATGGCTATTTAGTTGGGTTGGGAACTGCCGGAATCTTATTCTACATACGTTTTATGCGGCTTCTGAAACATTTGCCTTAA
- a CDS encoding alcohol dehydrogenase catalytic domain-containing protein, whose product MRAVVLTGIRQMKLTDVEEPVLLNEKDVKIKLSTIGVCGSDIHYYSEGNIGSQVVEYPFTVGHECSGIIVETGKEVSNVKVGDLVVVDPSVHCGTCDQCKAGRPHTCLNNKFLGCPGQLEGCLSEFIVMPSYTCIPVSGKLNSMQAALIEPLSIGVYAVKLAQMEQTELSTAIFGAGPIGLSILMKLLADRVQNIGMIEPLDYRLERAEEIGASWLVNPTREDVVSTVKKQEELLMDIVFEASGDQKAVDNATKILKPGGKLILVGIPPDAQYVFNMDLMRRKELTVINVRRQNHCVEEAIELVVSGAVQVSKMVTHEFNLEETPVAFDMVEGYKFGAIKAMINL is encoded by the coding sequence ATGAGAGCAGTTGTATTAACCGGAATTCGACAAATGAAATTAACTGATGTTGAGGAACCGGTGTTATTAAATGAAAAGGATGTAAAAATAAAGCTGTCGACAATTGGTGTCTGCGGATCGGATATTCACTACTATTCCGAAGGCAATATTGGTTCGCAGGTTGTTGAATATCCTTTTACAGTGGGGCACGAGTGTTCGGGTATAATTGTTGAAACCGGTAAAGAAGTAAGCAATGTAAAAGTTGGCGATCTGGTAGTCGTCGATCCGTCCGTTCATTGCGGAACCTGCGATCAGTGTAAGGCAGGACGCCCTCATACCTGCCTGAATAATAAGTTTTTAGGTTGTCCTGGTCAGTTGGAAGGATGTTTATCTGAATTCATTGTTATGCCGTCATACACCTGTATTCCGGTTTCTGGGAAACTTAATTCAATGCAGGCGGCGCTTATTGAACCACTTTCAATTGGTGTTTATGCAGTAAAACTTGCTCAGATGGAGCAGACAGAATTGTCAACGGCTATTTTTGGTGCAGGTCCGATTGGTTTAAGCATTTTAATGAAGTTACTGGCCGATAGAGTACAAAATATTGGAATGATAGAACCTTTGGACTATCGTTTAGAAAGGGCAGAAGAGATTGGTGCTTCCTGGTTGGTTAATCCTACTCGAGAAGATGTTGTATCTACTGTGAAAAAACAGGAAGAATTGTTGATGGATATTGTTTTCGAGGCCAGTGGCGATCAGAAAGCAGTAGACAACGCCACAAAAATACTAAAGCCTGGAGGTAAGCTGATTTTGGTTGGCATTCCGCCGGATGCGCAATATGTCTTCAATATGGATCTGATGCGTCGAAAAGAACTGACAGTAATAAATGTACGCCGTCAAAACCATTGTGTGGAAGAAGCTATTGAGCTGGTTGTTTCAGGTGCCGTACAAGTTTCAAAAATGGTAACACATGAGTTTAATCTTGAAGAAACTCCCGTTGCTTTTGATATGGTTGAAGGTTATAAGTTTGGCGCAATAAAAGCAATGATAAATCTCTAA
- the gnd gene encoding decarboxylating NADP(+)-dependent phosphogluconate dehydrogenase — protein sequence MKKLADIGLIGLAVMGENLVLNMESKGYTVAVYNRTVEKVDKFVNGRGAGKNFIGAHSIEEFCASLEKPRKVMMLVKAGQPVDAFIDMVIPHLEPGDIIIDGGNSHFPDTIRRTEYVESKGLLYIGTGVSGGEEGALKGPSIMPGGSPDAWPHVKEIFQAVSAKVESGEPCCDWVGEGGAGHFVKMVHNGIEYGDMQIITEAYQLMKELLGMSNDEMHEVFKKWNEGILDSYLIEITRDILGYKDENGEETVEMILDTAGQKGTGKWTGISALDLGIPLTLIGESVFARCLSAQKDLRVQASKVIEGPKAEFKGDKQQFIDDIESALLGAKIISYAQGYNLMMEAASEHSWNLNYGGIALMWRGGCIIRSVFLNDIKKAFDNNPGLPNLLLDPFFKQKVEEAQGGWRRVCATALANGIPVPALTSALCYFDGFRSERLPANLLQAQRDYFGAHTYERVDKPRGEFFHTNWTGRGGDTASSTYNA from the coding sequence ATGAAGAAATTAGCAGATATTGGTTTGATCGGGTTAGCCGTAATGGGCGAAAACCTGGTGCTAAACATGGAAAGCAAAGGCTACACAGTGGCCGTATACAACCGTACTGTAGAGAAAGTTGACAAATTTGTAAATGGCAGAGGAGCCGGTAAAAACTTTATCGGAGCACACTCAATTGAAGAGTTTTGTGCCTCGCTCGAGAAGCCTCGTAAAGTAATGATGCTGGTAAAAGCCGGTCAACCGGTTGATGCCTTTATCGACATGGTTATCCCCCACCTTGAGCCGGGTGATATTATTATTGATGGTGGTAATTCACATTTCCCTGATACCATTCGTCGTACCGAATATGTTGAAAGCAAAGGTTTGCTTTACATCGGAACAGGTGTTTCAGGCGGTGAAGAAGGTGCTTTGAAAGGCCCGTCAATTATGCCCGGTGGATCTCCTGATGCATGGCCACATGTTAAAGAGATTTTTCAGGCTGTTTCGGCAAAAGTTGAAAGTGGCGAACCTTGCTGCGACTGGGTTGGCGAAGGTGGCGCTGGTCACTTTGTAAAAATGGTGCACAACGGAATTGAATACGGCGATATGCAGATTATCACCGAAGCTTACCAGTTGATGAAGGAATTGCTGGGAATGAGCAACGACGAGATGCACGAAGTTTTCAAAAAGTGGAATGAAGGTATTTTAGATAGCTACCTTATTGAAATCACACGCGACATTCTGGGTTATAAAGATGAAAACGGCGAAGAAACCGTTGAAATGATCCTTGACACTGCCGGACAAAAAGGAACCGGAAAATGGACAGGTATTTCAGCACTTGACTTGGGTATTCCGTTAACATTAATCGGCGAATCAGTTTTTGCCCGTTGTTTATCGGCTCAGAAAGATTTGCGTGTTCAGGCATCAAAAGTTATTGAAGGCCCAAAAGCTGAATTCAAAGGCGACAAACAACAGTTTATCGACGATATTGAAAGTGCATTGCTGGGTGCAAAAATTATTTCTTACGCACAAGGTTATAACCTGATGATGGAAGCTGCCAGCGAACACAGCTGGAACCTGAATTACGGAGGAATTGCCCTCATGTGGCGCGGTGGATGTATCATCCGCTCGGTTTTCCTTAACGATATTAAGAAAGCATTTGATAACAATCCTGGATTGCCAAACTTGCTGCTCGATCCTTTCTTTAAACAAAAAGTTGAAGAAGCACAGGGAGGATGGCGTCGTGTTTGTGCAACTGCATTGGCTAATGGAATTCCGGTGCCAGCATTAACATCTGCACTGTGTTACTTTGATGGTTTCCGCAGCGAACGGTTGCCCGCCAACTTACTTCAGGCACAACGCGACTATTTCGGAGCGCATACCTACGAACGTGTTGACAAACCACGTGGCGAATTCTTCCACACCAACTGGACAGGTCGTGGTGGAGACACAGCATCGTCAACTTACAACGCATAA